A single window of Magnetococcus marinus MC-1 DNA harbors:
- a CDS encoding sulfurtransferase TusA family protein, whose amino-acid sequence MADKHLDAKGLNCPLPILKAKKALKDMQPGQILSVEATDPGSAKDFESFCTQTGNKMVKASENGDVFYYEIEKC is encoded by the coding sequence ATGGCTGATAAGCACCTGGACGCTAAAGGACTGAACTGCCCCCTGCCAATTCTGAAGGCCAAAAAGGCACTCAAGGATATGCAACCTGGTCAGATCCTGTCGGTTGAGGCCACCGATCCCGGTTCCGCCAAGGACTTCGAGTCTTTTTGCACCCAGACCGGTAACAAAATGGTCAAGGCTTCGGAGAACGGTGACGTTTTCTATTACGAAATTGAGAAGTGCTAA
- the dsrE2 gene encoding sulfur carrier protein DsrE2: MSDQKRMAIIATKGTLDWAYPPLILATTAAALDYEVSIFWTFYGLQVVKKQRNLKISPLGNPAMPMPVPMPVLVQALPGMEAMATMMMKDKMKKKGVASIDELMELALEAEVKMIACQMTVDLFDFKHEELLDELEYAGAAKFFEEAGNADITLYI; the protein is encoded by the coding sequence ATGTCCGATCAAAAGAGAATGGCGATTATCGCCACCAAAGGTACGCTAGACTGGGCTTATCCCCCGCTGATCCTGGCGACCACCGCCGCTGCGCTGGATTATGAAGTTTCCATCTTCTGGACCTTTTATGGTCTACAAGTGGTGAAAAAACAACGCAATCTGAAAATTTCACCCTTGGGCAACCCTGCCATGCCCATGCCTGTCCCTATGCCCGTGTTGGTGCAAGCGCTGCCCGGTATGGAAGCGATGGCCACCATGATGATGAAGGACAAGATGAAGAAAAAGGGCGTGGCTTCCATTGATGAACTGATGGAGTTGGCCTTGGAAGCTGAAGTCAAGATGATCGCGTGTCAAATGACCGTTGATCTGTTTGATTTCAAACATGAAGAGCTGCTGGATGAGCTGGAGTATGCGGGTGCGGCTAAGTTTTTTGAAGAGGCTGGCAACGCGGACATCACGCTCTATATCTGA
- the argH gene encoding argininosuccinate lyase: MSDGKPMGKLWGGRFSEPTNAFVEAFSASIDYDARLYRHDIRGSIAHCAMLGRQGIIPQADAERIIQGLQQVRGEIDRGEMHYSNALEDIHMHVESRLTEIIGPVAGKLHTARSRNDQVATDFRLYLRDELDAIVQAIRTLQGGLVMLAEQHAHVIMPGFTHMQSAQPVTFGHHMMAYYEMLKRDYGRFSDMRPRLNRMPLGSAALAGTTFPLDRESVARELEFDGLCENSLDAVSDRDFAIEMMAACATLMMHLSRFSEELILWSAPAYRFIRLPDAFCTGSSIMPQKKNPDVPELVRGKVGRVYGALTSVLTLMKGLPLAYNRDMQEDKEAVFDAVDTVRACLRVFGDMVPGIQPQVATLRGAAGAGFATATDLADYLVRKQIPFREAHEIVGTIVRMAEQQGVDLDGLTLADLQSVDGRIESDVTAILSVESSVNARQAIGGTAVATVRTAIAMAKQELAL; the protein is encoded by the coding sequence ATGTCAGACGGCAAACCCATGGGTAAATTGTGGGGGGGGCGCTTTAGCGAACCCACCAACGCCTTTGTGGAGGCCTTTAGTGCCTCCATCGACTATGACGCCCGTCTTTACCGGCACGATATTCGTGGCTCCATTGCCCACTGCGCCATGCTGGGCCGCCAAGGGATTATTCCCCAGGCGGATGCCGAGCGCATTATTCAGGGGTTGCAGCAGGTACGCGGTGAAATTGACCGGGGCGAGATGCACTACAGCAACGCCTTGGAAGATATCCATATGCATGTGGAGAGCCGCCTTACCGAGATCATTGGGCCGGTGGCGGGTAAATTGCACACCGCCCGTTCCCGCAATGATCAGGTGGCGACGGACTTTCGCCTTTATCTACGGGATGAGTTGGATGCCATTGTGCAAGCCATTCGCACCTTGCAAGGGGGGTTGGTGATGCTGGCCGAGCAGCACGCCCATGTGATCATGCCGGGATTTACCCACATGCAGAGCGCCCAGCCCGTCACCTTTGGCCACCATATGATGGCCTATTATGAGATGCTCAAGCGGGACTATGGGCGGTTTAGCGATATGCGCCCCCGGCTTAACCGTATGCCGTTGGGTTCTGCGGCGCTGGCGGGTACCACCTTTCCGTTGGATCGGGAGAGTGTGGCGCGGGAGCTGGAATTTGATGGTCTGTGTGAAAACTCTTTGGATGCGGTTTCGGATCGGGATTTTGCCATTGAGATGATGGCCGCCTGCGCAACCCTGATGATGCACCTATCCCGTTTTTCTGAAGAGCTGATTTTGTGGAGTGCGCCGGCCTACCGTTTTATACGTCTGCCCGATGCCTTTTGCACCGGTTCCAGCATTATGCCGCAGAAAAAAAACCCCGATGTGCCGGAGCTGGTGCGGGGCAAAGTGGGGCGGGTCTATGGGGCGCTAACCAGTGTGTTGACGCTGATGAAAGGGCTACCCCTGGCCTATAACCGGGATATGCAGGAGGATAAAGAGGCGGTTTTTGATGCCGTGGATACGGTGCGCGCCTGCCTGCGGGTGTTTGGGGATATGGTGCCGGGCATACAGCCCCAGGTGGCAACCCTGCGTGGGGCGGCGGGGGCGGGTTTTGCCACCGCGACCGATCTGGCGGATTATCTGGTGCGTAAGCAGATTCCCTTTCGGGAGGCCCATGAAATTGTGGGCACCATTGTGCGCATGGCCGAGCAGCAGGGGGTGGATCTGGATGGGTTGACTCTGGCTGACCTTCAGTCGGTGGATGGCCGGATTGAGTCCGATGTAACGGCCATTTTATCGGTGGAATCCTCCGTCAATGCCCGCCAAGCCATTGGCGGCACTGCCGTTGCAACGGTACGCACCGCCATTGCCATGGCCAAACAGGAGCTTGCTCTGTAA
- a CDS encoding argininosuccinate synthase, with translation MSNGIDKVVLAYSGGLDTSIILKWLQDEYQCEVVAFCADLGQAEELEPARAKAEKFGVKEIYIDDLKEEFVRDFVFPMYRANTLYEGVYHLGTSIARPLIAKRQIEIANATGAQAVSHGATGKGNDQVRFELGYYALRPDIRVIAPWREWDLTSRDKLFAYAEKHGIPVPTDKRGEVPYSMDRNLLHISFEGKALEDPWVEPDEEMFVLSVSPEKAPDQATYVELTFRQGDLVAIDDQEMSPATLLAKLNQLGGRNGIGRLDLVENRYVGMKSRGVYETPGGTILGVAHRAMESLTLDREVAHMKDELMPRYAKLIYNGYWFSPERAMLQTMIDASQTFVNGKVRVKLYKGNVVVVGRQSENSLFDPAIATFEDDKGAYNQADADGFIKLNALRMRIAAMLRNGPKV, from the coding sequence ATGTCCAACGGTATTGATAAGGTTGTGCTGGCTTACTCGGGGGGTTTGGATACCTCCATCATTTTGAAGTGGCTTCAGGATGAGTATCAGTGTGAGGTGGTCGCTTTCTGTGCAGACCTGGGTCAGGCGGAGGAGTTGGAGCCTGCGCGTGCCAAGGCGGAAAAGTTTGGGGTTAAAGAGATCTACATTGATGACCTCAAAGAGGAGTTTGTGCGGGATTTTGTCTTTCCCATGTACCGCGCCAACACATTGTATGAGGGGGTTTACCACCTGGGTACCTCCATTGCGCGGCCCTTGATTGCCAAACGTCAGATTGAAATTGCCAATGCCACAGGTGCCCAAGCGGTCTCTCACGGGGCGACGGGTAAGGGTAATGATCAGGTCCGTTTTGAGCTGGGTTATTATGCGTTGCGTCCCGATATTCGCGTCATTGCACCTTGGCGGGAGTGGGACTTGACCAGCCGTGACAAGCTGTTTGCGTATGCCGAAAAGCATGGTATTCCGGTCCCCACCGACAAGCGTGGTGAGGTCCCTTACTCGATGGACCGCAACCTGCTGCACATCTCCTTTGAGGGCAAGGCGCTGGAGGATCCATGGGTTGAGCCCGATGAAGAGATGTTTGTCTTATCGGTTTCACCGGAAAAGGCCCCCGATCAGGCCACCTATGTGGAGCTGACCTTCCGCCAGGGCGATTTGGTCGCCATTGATGACCAGGAGATGAGCCCCGCCACGCTGCTGGCCAAGCTCAACCAGTTGGGTGGGCGCAACGGCATTGGTCGCTTGGATCTGGTAGAAAACCGCTATGTGGGCATGAAATCACGGGGAGTTTACGAGACCCCGGGTGGCACCATTTTGGGGGTGGCACACCGTGCGATGGAGTCGCTGACGTTGGATCGTGAAGTGGCCCATATGAAAGATGAGTTGATGCCGCGCTATGCCAAGTTGATTTACAACGGCTACTGGTTTTCGCCCGAGCGGGCCATGTTGCAGACGATGATTGATGCCTCGCAGACCTTTGTTAACGGCAAGGTGCGGGTCAAGCTCTACAAGGGCAATGTGGTTGTGGTGGGGCGCCAATCGGAAAACTCACTGTTTGATCCGGCAATCGCTACCTTTGAAGATGATAAAGGTGCCTATAATCAAGCGGATGCAGATGGGTTTATCAAACTTAATGCGCTGCGCATGCGCATTGCGGCGATGCTGCGCAACGGCCCCAAGGTTTAA
- a CDS encoding DegT/DnrJ/EryC1/StrS family aminotransferase, with product MQFIDLKTQYLAYQAEIDAAMKDVVDTVRFINGPWIGDLERDLAAFVGVKHAIGVSSGTDALLALLMSWGIGPGDEVITTAFTFIATAEVIALVGAKPVFVDIEPDTLNIDPVKVEAAITPNTKLILPVSLYGQCADYVALNAIGAKYGIPVLEDACQSLGSSFQGKRSCALTEAAATSFFPAKPLGCFGDGGMVFTDNDELAEKVRQVKDHGQSARYQHGFLGINGRLDSIQAAVLGAKLPHFQDEIDARQRIANRYIEGLQGHVQTPIIRAGNISVFAQFTVRVANRDAVQKVMGEHGVPTAVHYPIPLPHQPVFKAIRAKSGEAEPCFPESEKAAAEVMSLPMHPFLSEADQDKVVETLIQAVKGA from the coding sequence ATGCAGTTCATCGATCTAAAAACCCAGTATCTCGCTTATCAGGCTGAGATTGACGCCGCCATGAAGGATGTGGTGGATACGGTGCGTTTTATTAATGGCCCTTGGATTGGCGACCTGGAGCGGGACCTGGCCGCTTTTGTGGGGGTCAAGCATGCCATTGGGGTCTCTTCGGGCACCGATGCTCTGCTGGCGCTGTTGATGTCCTGGGGCATTGGCCCTGGGGATGAGGTGATTACCACCGCCTTTACCTTTATTGCCACGGCGGAGGTGATTGCTTTGGTAGGGGCCAAGCCGGTGTTTGTGGATATTGAGCCCGACACCCTGAATATTGACCCGGTTAAGGTGGAGGCGGCCATAACCCCCAACACCAAGCTTATTCTGCCGGTTTCGCTGTATGGTCAGTGTGCCGACTATGTGGCGCTCAATGCCATTGGTGCCAAGTATGGTATCCCTGTGTTGGAGGATGCCTGTCAATCCTTGGGTTCCAGCTTTCAGGGCAAGCGCTCCTGTGCGCTGACCGAGGCGGCGGCGACCTCCTTTTTTCCGGCCAAGCCGTTGGGCTGTTTTGGGGATGGGGGCATGGTCTTTACCGACAATGACGAGCTGGCCGAAAAGGTGCGCCAAGTTAAAGATCATGGTCAATCGGCCCGCTATCAACACGGCTTTTTAGGCATCAATGGACGTCTGGACTCCATTCAAGCGGCGGTATTGGGGGCCAAGCTGCCCCACTTCCAGGATGAGATTGACGCCCGTCAGCGCATTGCCAACCGCTATATCGAGGGGTTGCAGGGCCATGTGCAGACCCCCATTATTCGTGCGGGTAATATCAGCGTGTTTGCCCAGTTTACCGTGCGGGTTGCCAACCGCGACGCCGTGCAAAAGGTGATGGGGGAGCATGGGGTGCCGACAGCGGTACACTACCCCATTCCACTGCCGCATCAGCCGGTCTTTAAGGCCATCCGCGCCAAGAGTGGCGAAGCGGAGCCCTGCTTCCCTGAGTCGGAGAAGGCCGCAGCAGAGGTGATGAGTCTGCCCATGCACCCATTCTTGAGCGAGGCGGATCAAGATAAGGTGGTGGAGACCCTCATCCAAGCGGTTAAGGGCGCATAG
- the dapF gene encoding diaminopimelate epimerase: MGERFIKMHGLGNDFVVLDHLESPRELSPQEARFWADRRRGVGCDQVVQLLPGVEGGDAQMRIYNPDGSRAEMCGNAMRCVGLYLHEQRGMAAALAVETLAGIMRPQVTSALAITVDMGRPQWAGRAIPLDQDGEMIDAPLEVGGQSYRMTALSMGNPHGVVRVADAEGFELAKVGPLVEHHALFPNRINFEVVQVLSRSRIRMRVWERGAGITPACGTGACAAAVACMRQGWVERDCTVVLDGGELQIVWLESDRVMMSGPATEVFRGELVGLPAGF; this comes from the coding sequence GTGGGTGAACGCTTTATTAAAATGCACGGCCTGGGCAATGATTTTGTGGTGTTGGATCACCTGGAGAGCCCTCGTGAATTAAGCCCCCAGGAGGCCCGCTTTTGGGCCGACCGGCGGCGCGGCGTGGGGTGTGATCAGGTGGTGCAGCTCCTGCCCGGCGTCGAGGGGGGAGATGCCCAGATGCGCATCTATAACCCGGATGGCTCCCGGGCGGAGATGTGCGGTAATGCCATGCGCTGTGTGGGTCTCTATCTGCATGAGCAGCGGGGGATGGCGGCGGCCTTGGCGGTGGAGACGCTGGCGGGGATCATGCGCCCACAGGTGACGTCGGCCTTGGCCATTACGGTGGATATGGGTCGGCCCCAATGGGCAGGGCGGGCGATTCCGCTGGACCAGGATGGGGAGATGATTGACGCACCGCTGGAGGTTGGCGGGCAGAGCTACCGCATGACGGCGCTCTCCATGGGCAACCCCCATGGGGTGGTGCGGGTCGCGGATGCCGAAGGGTTTGAGCTGGCCAAGGTGGGGCCTTTGGTGGAGCACCATGCGCTGTTTCCCAATCGGATTAATTTTGAGGTGGTGCAGGTGCTCAGCCGGTCGCGTATCCGCATGCGGGTATGGGAGCGGGGGGCGGGTATCACCCCGGCGTGTGGCACTGGGGCCTGTGCGGCGGCGGTGGCCTGCATGCGGCAGGGTTGGGTGGAGCGCGACTGTACGGTGGTGCTGGATGGGGGTGAGCTACAGATTGTTTGGTTGGAGAGTGATCGGGTAATGATGAGCGGGCCCGCGACAGAGGTCTTTCGGGGTGAGCTGGTGGGGCTACCCGCTGGGTTTTAG
- a CDS encoding DUF3576 domain-containing protein → MHGNRYAIALLIALTLGLNGCSSGFWGSDNKVDKHPLAKFGQKKVLDEARDRGEMALDNPYAGQSAEDSTFLFGDKDGVLGGGGGKTEEDIRREKLYAGALQVVMALPIKVADGNGGFVATDWKVDPNRPDVRYRLNILVTGTKPYGTVKVVVLKQLQTANGWQDSPSDQELAKQIAKAIRKSSHPVQLQP, encoded by the coding sequence ATGCATGGAAATCGCTATGCCATAGCACTGCTGATTGCCCTTACGCTAGGGTTGAACGGCTGCTCTTCAGGATTTTGGGGCAGTGATAATAAGGTGGATAAACATCCGCTGGCTAAATTTGGCCAGAAAAAAGTGCTGGACGAGGCCAGAGACAGGGGTGAGATGGCTCTGGATAACCCCTATGCAGGCCAAAGTGCAGAAGATTCCACCTTTTTGTTTGGGGATAAGGACGGGGTTTTGGGGGGTGGGGGTGGCAAGACCGAAGAGGATATCCGCCGCGAAAAGCTCTATGCAGGTGCGTTGCAAGTGGTTATGGCACTGCCCATTAAAGTAGCGGATGGCAATGGCGGTTTTGTGGCGACCGATTGGAAAGTCGACCCAAACCGGCCCGATGTACGCTACCGATTGAATATCTTGGTTACGGGTACCAAACCCTATGGTACCGTTAAGGTGGTGGTGCTCAAACAGTTGCAGACAGCCAATGGTTGGCAAGATAGCCCATCGGATCAGGAGCTGGCCAAACAGATCGCCAAGGCCATTCGCAAAAGCTCTCACCCGGTTCAACTCCAGCCTTGA
- the argF gene encoding ornithine carbamoyltransferase, translating to MGIHNQPKRDLLSLFDLRDEEFTVLFQRATTLKRKLERHEPVHSLDGRTLAMLFEKSSTRTRVSFEAGMFQLGGKALFLSSRDIQLGRGEGVKDSARVLSRYVDGIMVRTFDHANVEIMAEYASVPVINGLTDTLHPCQVLADIFTFEEKRGSLKGKRVAWVGDGNNMANTWIQAAVRYGFHLTLACPLGYEPDGDILSAARKELAEREVDASLTLVRDPRQGVDRAHLVTTDVWTSMGQEGESDTRKAVFAAYQVDSGLMAAADAEALFMHCLPAHRGEEVTAAVLEGSQSVVWDEAENRLHVQKAILEFLMLGGVPAEA from the coding sequence ATGGGTATTCACAATCAACCAAAGCGGGATCTCTTATCCTTGTTTGATCTGCGGGATGAGGAGTTTACCGTTCTTTTTCAACGGGCGACCACGCTCAAGCGTAAGCTAGAGCGGCACGAACCTGTGCACTCGCTGGATGGCCGTACCTTGGCCATGCTGTTTGAAAAATCCTCTACCCGCACGCGGGTCTCGTTTGAGGCAGGCATGTTTCAGTTGGGTGGTAAGGCGCTCTTTTTGTCATCGCGAGACATCCAATTGGGGCGCGGTGAAGGGGTGAAGGATAGTGCGCGGGTGCTGTCACGCTATGTGGATGGCATAATGGTGCGCACTTTTGATCATGCCAATGTGGAGATCATGGCAGAGTATGCCAGCGTGCCGGTAATCAATGGGTTGACCGATACACTGCACCCTTGTCAGGTTTTGGCGGATATTTTTACTTTTGAGGAGAAGCGTGGTTCGCTCAAGGGTAAGCGGGTCGCTTGGGTGGGGGATGGCAACAATATGGCCAACACCTGGATACAGGCGGCGGTGCGTTATGGTTTTCATTTAACGCTGGCCTGCCCGTTGGGCTATGAGCCCGACGGGGATATACTCTCTGCGGCGCGCAAAGAGCTTGCCGAGCGCGAGGTGGATGCCAGCCTTACCCTGGTACGGGACCCCCGGCAGGGGGTGGATCGGGCTCATCTGGTGACCACCGATGTTTGGACCTCTATGGGGCAGGAGGGGGAGAGCGATACCCGCAAGGCGGTTTTTGCGGCCTATCAGGTGGATAGTGGTTTGATGGCGGCGGCGGATGCCGAGGCGCTCTTTATGCACTGTCTGCCCGCCCATCGTGGAGAAGAGGTGACGGCAGCGGTGTTGGAGGGTTCTCAGTCGGTGGTGTGGGATGAAGCGGAGAATCGTCTGCATGTACAGAAGGCGATTTTGGAATTTTTGATGCTGGGTGGCGTGCCTGCGGAGGCTTAA
- the lysA gene encoding diaminopimelate decarboxylase gives MDYFHYQDDQLFCEEVALEQIAQAVGTPFYCYSERTLLHHLQVFQQAFASQDSLICYSVKANSNLAVLDALAKQGAGFDIVSGGELERVRRVGCPGERVVFSGVGKSRAEIQAALAYGVRMFNVESIPELQRIQEVALAMDVAAPVTLRINPDVDPKTHPYISTGLKRNKFGIPFGEAVAVYQQAAQMSHVQVVGLDCHIGSQLTQLSPFVDALKRVMVLIQALKGHGIEIKNLDLGGGLGIPYEDGDTPPSPAELAAALLEQLDGMPVTVILEPGRAIVGNAGVLVTRVEYVKKGEQRHFVITDAGMNDLLRPAIYNAYHGVIPLQRKFDREEQVVDVVGPICETGDFFARDRYLSEVYQGELLAVRSAGAYGFVMSSNYNTRPRVAEVLVRGDRYAVVRKRESVAQLLENESLFEDA, from the coding sequence ATGGACTATTTTCACTATCAAGATGACCAACTTTTCTGTGAAGAGGTGGCTTTAGAGCAGATCGCGCAAGCGGTGGGAACCCCCTTTTATTGCTATTCAGAGCGAACCTTGTTGCACCATTTACAGGTGTTTCAGCAGGCTTTCGCCAGCCAAGATAGCCTGATCTGTTATTCGGTTAAGGCTAACAGCAATCTGGCTGTGTTGGATGCTTTGGCCAAACAGGGTGCGGGTTTTGATATTGTCTCGGGGGGCGAGTTGGAGCGGGTACGGCGGGTTGGCTGTCCTGGCGAGCGGGTGGTTTTTTCTGGTGTGGGCAAAAGCCGGGCGGAGATTCAGGCCGCTTTGGCCTATGGCGTGCGCATGTTTAATGTGGAGTCGATCCCCGAACTACAGCGCATTCAAGAGGTGGCGCTGGCCATGGATGTGGCGGCCCCGGTGACGCTGCGCATTAATCCCGATGTGGACCCCAAAACCCACCCCTATATCTCCACCGGCTTGAAACGCAATAAGTTTGGTATTCCCTTTGGGGAGGCGGTGGCGGTCTATCAGCAGGCGGCGCAGATGAGCCATGTGCAGGTGGTGGGGCTGGATTGTCACATCGGTTCGCAGCTGACCCAGCTCTCTCCCTTTGTGGATGCCCTCAAGCGGGTGATGGTATTGATTCAGGCGCTCAAGGGCCACGGTATTGAGATTAAAAATCTGGATCTTGGTGGTGGTTTGGGCATCCCCTATGAGGATGGCGATACCCCGCCCAGCCCGGCGGAGCTGGCCGCAGCCCTGCTGGAGCAGTTGGATGGCATGCCGGTGACGGTGATATTAGAGCCTGGGCGTGCCATTGTGGGGAATGCCGGGGTGTTGGTGACGCGGGTGGAGTATGTGAAAAAGGGCGAGCAGCGCCACTTTGTGATTACCGATGCCGGTATGAACGATCTGCTGCGGCCTGCCATCTACAACGCCTACCATGGGGTGATTCCCTTGCAGCGCAAGTTTGACCGTGAGGAGCAGGTGGTGGATGTGGTGGGGCCAATCTGTGAGACCGGTGATTTTTTTGCGCGGGATCGCTATTTGAGTGAGGTGTATCAGGGCGAACTGCTGGCGGTGCGCTCGGCGGGGGCCTACGGTTTTGTGATGAGCAGCAACTACAACACCCGCCCACGGGTGGCGGAAGTGTTGGTGCGTGGGGATCGCTACGCGGTGGTGCGCAAGCGGGAGAGCGTGGCGCAGCTGTTGGAGAATGAGTCCCTGTTTGAGGATGCCTGA
- a CDS encoding ParB/RepB/Spo0J family partition protein, which produces MSETKSLGKGLGALLGEEAVDAGEKHRVRSVAVESIRPNPYQPRRIIKEDALKDLADSIKQQGVLQPILVRKAAGAKKGEPIYELIAGERRWRATQLAGLTEIPVILKDWDDNRALEVALLENVQREDLTALETARGYERLIQEFGYSHAQIGERIGKSRMAVSNALRLLQLPQPIVELLEQEKISAGHARALLGLGDNVRVMIIVANRIIDEVLSVRDAEALVRDHAQLAEVEETEDSSKDATKKKAKGRQKDTTITTWEEQLAQSFATRVSITHAKGKGKIILNYASMEELEKMMESLLKQAS; this is translated from the coding sequence ATGAGTGAGACCAAAAGCCTGGGTAAGGGTCTGGGTGCATTGTTGGGTGAAGAAGCCGTTGATGCAGGCGAAAAACATCGGGTCCGTAGTGTTGCTGTTGAAAGCATACGGCCTAACCCCTACCAGCCCCGGCGTATCATTAAAGAGGATGCCTTAAAAGATCTGGCAGACTCCATTAAACAGCAAGGGGTGTTACAACCGATTCTGGTTCGTAAGGCGGCAGGCGCTAAAAAGGGCGAGCCCATTTATGAATTAATTGCCGGGGAGCGCCGCTGGCGTGCCACACAGTTGGCGGGTCTAACTGAAATACCTGTGATCTTGAAGGATTGGGACGATAACCGCGCGCTAGAGGTCGCCCTGCTGGAAAACGTGCAGCGTGAAGACCTAACCGCTTTAGAAACTGCACGGGGTTATGAACGCCTCATCCAAGAGTTTGGCTATAGCCATGCCCAGATTGGTGAGCGTATTGGTAAAAGCCGCATGGCCGTGAGCAACGCGCTACGCTTATTACAGCTGCCCCAACCCATTGTAGAGTTGTTGGAGCAGGAGAAGATCTCTGCTGGTCACGCTAGGGCGCTCTTGGGGTTGGGTGACAACGTGCGGGTTATGATCATTGTGGCCAACCGCATTATTGACGAAGTTTTGTCAGTGCGGGATGCCGAAGCCTTGGTGCGTGACCATGCGCAACTGGCAGAGGTTGAAGAAACCGAGGACAGTAGCAAAGATGCGACAAAGAAAAAGGCTAAGGGGCGGCAAAAAGATACCACCATAACCACCTGGGAGGAACAACTTGCCCAGAGCTTTGCTACCCGTGTCAGCATTACACATGCCAAAGGAAAGGGAAAAATCATATTAAACTATGCAAGCATGGAAGAGCTTGAAAAAATGATGGAATCATTATTAAAACAAGCATCCTAA
- the lptM gene encoding LPS translocon maturation chaperone LptM, which produces MRRWLIAVITLVVLYGCGYKGDLYLPDESSTSKKEQKR; this is translated from the coding sequence ATGCGCAGATGGTTAATAGCGGTGATCACCCTAGTGGTCCTTTATGGATGTGGTTATAAAGGGGATCTTTATCTCCCCGATGAGTCCTCGACGAGCAAAAAAGAGCAGAAGCGCTAG
- a CDS encoding aspartate aminotransferase family protein — protein MSDKVSSIMSTYGRYPVAFERGEGVRLWDTNGRVYLDFLSGIGVNNLGHSHPTVVKAVQEQVAKLTHTCNLYRIPNQEALAARLVATCFADQVFFSNSGADANEAAIKLVRKYMKDRGQPGRYEIITATNSFHGRTMATLTATGQEKVQSGFEPLVPGFRYVPYNDMEAMEKAVGPYTAAIMVEPIQGESGVRVPDADYLNQLRALCDRKDILLVLDEVQSGMGRTGKMWAYQWSDIEPDIMTSAKALASGVPMGACLARRGVAAAFAPGSHGSTFGGNPLSAAAALATLDVMLAPDFLPTVQARGDYFMNALRQLAQGRRMVKQIRGRGLMVAMELNAPGEEVASIALSRGLLINCCMGTVLRFLPPLVVSEQEIDQGLAILGEVLSDLF, from the coding sequence ATGAGCGACAAAGTGAGTTCGATCATGTCCACCTATGGACGCTATCCTGTGGCCTTTGAACGGGGTGAAGGGGTGCGCTTGTGGGACACCAATGGACGGGTCTATCTGGATTTTTTGTCCGGTATCGGTGTAAATAATCTGGGTCACAGTCATCCAACTGTGGTCAAGGCGGTGCAGGAGCAGGTGGCGAAATTAACCCACACCTGTAACCTTTACCGTATTCCCAACCAAGAGGCGCTGGCGGCGCGACTGGTGGCCACCTGTTTTGCCGATCAGGTGTTTTTTAGCAACAGCGGTGCCGATGCCAACGAAGCGGCCATCAAGTTGGTGCGTAAATATATGAAGGATCGCGGCCAGCCGGGCCGCTATGAGATCATTACCGCCACCAACTCCTTTCATGGCCGCACCATGGCCACCCTGACAGCGACGGGACAAGAGAAGGTGCAGTCGGGTTTTGAGCCCTTGGTACCTGGTTTCCGCTATGTGCCCTACAATGATATGGAGGCCATGGAGAAGGCGGTCGGTCCCTATACAGCTGCCATTATGGTGGAGCCGATTCAGGGTGAATCGGGGGTGCGGGTACCGGACGCTGACTATTTAAACCAGCTACGGGCGCTGTGCGACCGCAAGGATATTCTGTTGGTGTTGGATGAGGTTCAATCGGGCATGGGGCGCACAGGCAAAATGTGGGCTTACCAGTGGAGCGATATTGAGCCGGATATTATGACCAGTGCCAAGGCGTTGGCCTCTGGGGTGCCCATGGGGGCCTGTTTGGCCCGGCGTGGGGTAGCGGCGGCGTTTGCGCCGGGTTCCCACGGTTCCACCTTTGGGGGCAATCCTTTGAGTGCGGCGGCGGCGTTGGCTACACTGGACGTGATGTTGGCCCCGGATTTTCTGCCCACGGTGCAGGCCCGGGGTGACTATTTCATGAACGCTCTACGCCAATTGGCACAAGGGCGGCGCATGGTTAAGCAGATCCGTGGTCGGGGCTTGATGGTGGCCATGGAGCTTAATGCACCGGGTGAAGAGGTGGCTTCCATCGCGCTTTCCCGTGGTCTGTTGATCAACTGCTGCATGGGCACGGTATTACGGTTTTTGCCACCACTGGTGGTCTCGGAACAAGAGATTGACCAGGGTTTGGCCATTCTGGGGGAAGTACTCTCCGACCTATTCTAA